The window TATTGTGATGGGTGAAGACATTTTTGAAAAATCAAAAATGGTAGGATCATCAATTTATGAGTTATTTACTGGATTAAGTAGAAGAGTTAGTAGAGTTTACTTGAAAAAAGGAAAACCCCATATTGTAAATAGCTTAATAGGAAAGTTATAAAGGAGAGATAAATGGCAAAAATAATATTAGAATCAGGAAAAGAAAAGAAAATTAGGAATTTTTATCCTAATGTTTTTAAAGATGAAATTCAAGATATATTGGGAAATGTATCAAATGGAGATATAGTAGAAGTTTGTACAACCGATGGAGAAATAGTTGGAAAAGGTTATGTTGCTGAGGCAACAAATGCTTTTGTAAGAGTTTTAACAACTAAAGATATACCTGTAGATAAAACTTTGATTTTAGAAAAAATAAAGAGAGCTTATGAAAAAAGAAAACATCTTTTAGCTGAAACAAATTGTATAAGAGCATTTTATTCTGAAGCAGATGGAATACCAGGTCTAATAATAGATAAATTTGATAAGTATGTTTCAGTGCAGTTTAGAAATTCAGGATTAGAAGTAGCTTTTAGACAAGAAATAATAAATGCTATAAAAAAGGTTATGAAACCAAAGGGAATATATGAAAGAAGTGATGTTGAAAATAGAACTCATGAGGGAGTAGAGCAACAAACTGGAATAATATACGGTGAGATTCCTGAAAGAATAGTAATGGAAGATAATGGATTAAAGTATTATGTAGATATAATTGATGGACAAAAAACAGGATTCTTCTTAGATCAAAGAGATTCAAGAAAATTTATAAGACCATTTTTAAATGAAAATACAAGATTCTTAGATGTATTTTCAAGTAGTGGTGGATTTTCTGTTGCAGCATTAAAAGAAGGATGTAAGAAGGTTATTGCTATTGATAAAGAACCTCATGC of the Cetobacterium sp. NK01 genome contains:
- a CDS encoding class I SAM-dependent rRNA methyltransferase; the encoded protein is MAKIILESGKEKKIRNFYPNVFKDEIQDILGNVSNGDIVEVCTTDGEIVGKGYVAEATNAFVRVLTTKDIPVDKTLILEKIKRAYEKRKHLLAETNCIRAFYSEADGIPGLIIDKFDKYVSVQFRNSGLEVAFRQEIINAIKKVMKPKGIYERSDVENRTHEGVEQQTGIIYGEIPERIVMEDNGLKYYVDIIDGQKTGFFLDQRDSRKFIRPFLNENTRFLDVFSSSGGFSVAALKEGCKKVIAIDKEPHALELCKENYELNEFKNDFETAEGDAFLMLKILANRGEKFDVITLDPPSLIKKKIDIHRGRDMFFSLCDESFKLIEDGGIVGIITCAYHMSLQDLIEVTRMAASKNGKLLQVIGVNYQPEDHPWILHVPETLYLKALWVRVVNN